The following are from one region of the Platichthys flesus chromosome 2, fPlaFle2.1, whole genome shotgun sequence genome:
- the vamp3 gene encoding vesicle-associated membrane protein 3: MSANAPEGSGAGSSNKRMQQTQAQVDEVVDIMRVNVDKVLERDQKLSELDDRADALQAGASQFETSAAKLKRKYWWKNIKMWAILIAVIVIIIIIIIIWSTST; the protein is encoded by the exons AT GTCGGCCAACGCTCCAGAAGGCTCTGGTGCCGGGTCAAGCAACAAGCGCATGCAGCAGACCCAGGCCCAGGTGGATGAG GTGGTGGATATCATGCGCGTTAATGTGGACAAAGTGCTGGAACGTGACCAAAAGCTGTCTGAACTGGACGACAGAGCAGACGCACTGCAGGCCGGAGCCTCCCAGTTTGAGACCAGTGCCGCTAAGCTGAAGAGGAAGTACTGGTGGAAGAACATCAAG ATGTGGGCCATCCTCATAGCTGTCATagtgatcatcatcatcatcattatta TTTGGTCTACATCAACATAA